The following DNA comes from Oikeobacillus pervagus.
AAAGCAGATATACGTCTACATGAAATCGGCTATATTTTTCAGTCATCCAATCTTGTTCCCTATTTAAAAGTGATAGACCAGCTAAAATATGTCGCAAAAGTAGCAGGAAAAACAGGGGAATCAGTAGATGAACAAGCAAAAAAATTATTAACTTCTGTTGGTTTGGGCCATCGAATCCATCATTATCCATATCAATTATCCGGGGGAGAAAGACAAAGAGTAGCTATCGCACGGGCTTTTATGAATAATCCTTCGATTATTTTAGCCGATGAACCAACGGCAAGCCTTGATTCCAGTAGAAGTTGGGAAATTATTGAACTGATTGCAAAAGAAGTGAAAGCCCACCAAAAAGCAGCGATTTTAGTAACACATGACGAAAGCGTCCTTCCACTTTGTGATCGTATCGTTT
Coding sequences within:
- a CDS encoding ABC transporter ATP-binding protein, whose amino-acid sequence is MTPIVLKDVKKNFKDGDKTIEILKGINFEANKGELVAVVGPSGSGKSTFLSIAGALLSPDEGEVLIDGKNIVPFRQTKKADIRLHEIGYIFQSSNLVPYLKVIDQLKYVAKVAGKTGESVDEQAKKLLTSVGLGHRIHHYPYQLSGGERQRVAIARAFMNNPSIILADEPTASLDSSRSWEIIELIAKEVKAHQKAAILVTHDESVLPLCDRIVSMKDGKLVASSQ